From one Babesia bovis T2Bo chromosome 3, whole genome shotgun sequence genomic stretch:
- a CDS encoding putative dihydroorotase: MQIPLADDLHCHLRQGELMSLVTPLIRHGGCNRVLVMPNTNPPITNCAQAGEYRRQLMQIEPRVTYLMTLYLSPEVSTDDIRLNAKANHVQGIKCYPVGMTTNSEHGFNSLEEYYPLFAEMERLGLSLHIHGEQPGSNPLRSEAKFVQNIISVAMAFPKLKVVAEHVSTKESLEAVLRVPNLAASITPHHLQIVTEDVLNITSGVTQANILDHVKNPYLYCKPIAQSAENRDALLQAIRTRSPKIFLGSDSAPHTIAAKNSDKPPAGIFTQPYIMGYLATIFKRLDCEDYLEAFVCRNGAEFLDLPAKNIEYMEITDETIIVPDTVGGVLKPFLAGEEITKICIVTTGDAK; this comes from the exons ATGCAGATTCCTTTAGCAGATGATCTCCACTGCCATTTACGGCAGGGTGAGTTGATGTCACTTGTTACACCCTTGATTAGACACGGTGGTTG CAATCGCGTGCTTGTTATGCCGAATACTAATCCACCGATAACAAACTGTGCTCAAGCTGGTGAATATAGGCGCCAGCTAATGCAAATAGAACCCAGAGTTACATACTTAATGACACTCTATCTGTCGCCAGAGGTATCTACAGATGACATAAGGTTAAATGCCAAGGCAAATCATGTTCAAGGG ATAAAATGTTATCCAGTTGGTATGACTACTAATTCCGAGCATGGTTTCAAT TCCTTGGAGGAGTATTATCCGTTATTTGCCGAAATGGAGCGATTAGGTCTATCATTGCATATTCATGGTGAACAACCTGGTTCCAACCCTTTACGATCCGAAGCTAAATTTGTACAAAACATAATATCG GTTGCAATGGCGTTTCCTAAATTAAAGGTGGTTGCCGAACACGTATCCACTAAGGAGAGCTTGGAGGCAGTATTACGAGTACCGAATTTGGCTGCAAGCATAACACCTCACCATCTTCAAATTGTAACCGAAGACGTGTTGAATATCACCAGTGGTGTTACTCAGGCGAACATTTTGGATCATGTAAAGAATCCATATTTGTATTGCAAGCCAATTGCTCAAAGTGCTGAGAATAGGGACGCTCTATTGCAGGCTATCAGGACACGTAGTCCTAAGATATTTTTAGGATCTGATTCAGCGCCGCACACAATCGCTGCTAAAAACTCCGACAAACCACCTGCTGGTATATTCACCCAGCCATACATTATGGGTTACCTGGCTACTATTTTCAAAAGGCTGGATTGTGAAGACTACCTTGAGGCATTCGTGTGCCGTAATGGTGCTGAGTTTCTAGATCTACCTGCTAAAAATATCGAGTATATGGAGATCACGGATGAGACTATAATTGTCCCAGATACTGTCGGAGGTGTGCTCAAGCCGTTCCTAGCCGGCGAGGAGATAACTAAAATATGCATAGTAACCACTGGAGATGCAAAGTAA
- a CDS encoding Elongation factor TS family protein, producing MIVRHLLRNNFRVASWPFCLRGLSFSYTTGSLQPQQQTEAIKQLRRVTRSGIVECKQALDKFNWDLDAAIQHIRRIQQESEYDIDLNKQLFGKIALFDDIKPDTYSTIIELSCNCDFVTTSREFGQLSYQLTNRIQQAIDSDDISIVLSDTYGINIIDVDKVNDLIYENDTTIGQKLQTVSAEYKRKVLLTNIILYRSMQNVDHTGVYLHHKMHHGNCITGDRLGIVTIRCESDNENISRNIERPIAQIARCLALQVVANPVTEKASLLPGENELIMDIKDILAEEWLQPDVVKNQVNEICQSANVMVPKFAENITVGDTLRAIQESTQCPTLIVKNALCMKIGSKPILYK from the exons ATGATAGTTCGACATTTATTGCGGAATAACTTCAGGGTAGCATCTTGGCCATTCTGCCTCAGAGGGTTGTCATTCTCGTATACTACCGGTTCATTACAACCACAACAACAGACAGAAGCTATAAAACAACTTAGAAGAGTAACGAGAAGCGGAATCGTAGAATGTAAACAAGCGTTGGACAAATTTAATTGG GACCTAGATGCTgccattcaacatattAGACGCATACAACAGGAATCTGAATATGACATCGACCTGAACAAGCAGCTATTTG GTAAAATCGCATtatttgatgatataaaacCAGATACATACTCCACTATTATTGAATTGTCATGTAATTGTGATTTTGTCACCACAAGTAGGGAGTTTGGACAATTATCGTATCAACTTACCAACCGAATTCAGCAGGCTATTGATTCcgatgatatatccattgtaCTAAGTGACACGTACGGGATAAATATCATCGATGTTGATAAAGTAAATGACTTGatatatgaaaatgatacaaCAATCGGACAAAAGCTACAGACAGTTTCGGCCGAATATAAACGCAAAGTACTCCTTACAAACATTATTTTGTACAGAAGTATGCAAAATGTAGATCATACAggtgtatatttacatcaTAAAATGCATCATGGGAATTGCATTACAGGCGATCGCCTGGGAATAGTTACGATCCGTTGTGAATCCGATAATGAAAATATTTCGCGAAATATTGAAAGGCCAATAGCACAAATTGCAAGATGTTTAGCATTACAGGTAGTCGCCAACCCAGTTACAGAGAAAGCATCTTTACTCCCTGGTGAAAATGAGTTAATAATGGATATCAAGGATATACTCGCTGAAGAATGGCTTCAACCAGATGTCGTTAAGAATCAAGTCAATGAAATTTGTCAATCAGCTAACGTTATGGTTCCCAAATTCGCAGAGAATATAACTGTCGGTGATACATTACGCGCCATTCAGGAGTCTACGCAATGCCCAACGCTCATCGTTAAGAACGCATTATGTATGAAAATTGGTAGCAAACCAATATTGTACAAATGA
- a CDS encoding N-acetylglucosaminyl transferase component (Gpi1) family protein: MENELTTIYLPYEDYLNACKGELRRVLVGWNVPSLKSIVVVTSYSSSQLYTLNWALRELSKAPYMQNTFHRHGHLSVLDISLHRGGDQVVLKSSFSNDSNVQLVRYRRNDFKVVSYDELYTVLKNKYKHSNAGDNGEQDESNICSYFIVGCALVECLDDMIYNTLTTTGRLRKSDSGTRHSVADNHNYSYFKFKNMLYTAIVQAVVYLSVTAQSILSGCMKLYHPRLRRFIHHLTVVTLLHTKLSQIAEWDKLYKLMEHQTDMIEYVRLKHQVRQSVWSVSIDAVFGIIEFLFFRHLIIYGVNVLRLYSRALYISGVKYVSYNFAMRIGKYCKLNDEVAVFLSRLIISMLMVWRTIIPKLEQNFYLLTKLFEYAALFGVTYQMAILLDIVSVETLHTTYAHCILLYITKWMQRYKFSLLQLFKGKKWNELKQALDSNEYTREQLFLGTVIFTLILLIYPTIWVFYCITLVVYLPVFFMRAVVKCLIQVMTKIPFYYLIYNLIFPSSYKESIYFAHKFCWDKSKKVIEGTEERTTKNSNTIVLKDSHEFEIECPPFSTSTLLQPLIHTIKSCKGYLYFWRVI, from the exons ATGGAAAATGAGCTAACAACGATATATCTACCGTATGAGGACTATTTGAATGCTTGTAAGGGTGAATTAAGGAGAGTATTAGTCGGATGGAACGTCCCTTCATTAAAGTCAATTGTCGTTGTGACATCGTATTCCTCTTCCCAG ttatacacattaaattGGGCTCTACGAGAATTGTCTAAGGCACCTTATATGCAGAACACCTTCCATAGACATGGGCATTTATCTGTTTTGGACATTTCATTACACAGAGGTGGAGATCAAGTGGTTTTAAAAAG CTCGTTTTCTAATGATTCCAATGTACAATTGGTGAGGTACCGTAGAAACGACTTTAAAGTGGTTTCTTACGATGAGTTGTATACGGTCCttaaaaacaaatacaaGCATTCTAACGCTGGTGACAATGGCGAACAAGATGAATCAAACATTTGCAGCTACTTTATCGTTGGTTGCGCTTTGGTCGAGTGTTTAGACGACATGATTTACAACACTTTGACAACCACTGGGCGTTTGAGGAAAAGTGACTCTGGAACACGTCATTCTGTGGCAGATAATCACAACTACAGTTATTTCAAGTTCAAAAATATGTTGTACACCGCGATAGTACAGGCGGTGGTTTACTTATCGGTAACTGCTCAGTCGATTCTTTCGGGATGTATGAAACTATATCATCCAAGACTTCGGCGGTTTATACACCACTTGACTGTGGTTACTCTGTTGCATACCAAATTGTCGCAAATTGCAGAGTGGGATAAATTGTATAAGCTCATGGAACATCAAACAG ACATGATTGAGTATGTACGTCTCAAGCACCAAGTTCGCCAAAGCGTGTGGTCAGTATCAATTGATGCGGTATTTGGCATTATTGAGTTTTTGTTTTTTCGCCATCTAATAATTTATGGTGTAAATGTATTACGCCTGTATTCTCGTGCATTATACATATCAGGTGTGAA ATACGTATCATATAACTTTGCCATGAGAATCGGAAAGTACTGTAAATTGAATGATGAAGTGGCTGTGTTTCTTTCTAGGCTAATTATTAGTATGCTCATGGTATGGCGTACAATTATACCGAAGCTGGAGCAAAATTTTTACCTTCTAACTAAACTGTTTGAGTATGCCGCTCTGTTTGGTGTGACATACCAGATGGCTATCCTACTGGATATTGTGAGCGTCGAGACACTCCACACGACCTATGCTCACTGCATATTGCTGTACATCACAAAGTGGATGCAGCGCTACAAGTTTTCGCTTTTACAGTTGTTTAA GGGTAAGAAGTGGAATGAACTGAAGCAGGCGTTGGATTCCAATGAATATACACGAGAGCAGTTATTCCTGGGCACTGTGATCTTTACCTTGATACTACTTATCTACCCAACTATATGGGTGTTTTATTGTATCACTTTGGTGGTATATTTGCCTGTATTCTTCATGCGTGCAGTGGTCAAGTGTTTAATCCAGGTGATGACAAAGATTCCCTTTTACTACCTTATTTATAATTTAATATTCCCGAGCAGCTACAAAGAATCGATATACTTTGCTCATAAGTTTTGCTGGGATAAATCAAAAAAGGTAATAGAAGGGACAGAAGAAAGGACAACCAAGAACAGCAATACAATTGTCCTCAAGGATTCCCACGAATTTGAGATAGAGTGCCCACCTTTCTCTACTAGCACGCTATTACAACCGCTTATACACACTATAAAGTCTTGCAAGGGATATCTATACTTTTGGCGCGTTATTTGA
- a CDS encoding Phosphomannose isomerase type I family protein, whose protein sequence is MEDTIENVNKIIPVVRNYDWGVNGKLSLVRKLYIHGCASTVNSTDNELENLPYAELWIGDHDSAPCRVISGVINKDDHGNYGISFEEALSDTKSPGDNVEGDIRLSMLYRKLATGTSSKGLEGCKILMKVLSIAKPLSLQLHPDPESALQLYMKNHPGISDNQAKPEMSVALCRFRALCGLRPLEQIKTYAQRYPPFAKMLGNDILSSISVETNENVGELYMQICKRILLDTSVIQEIPLLVEAVKASPNKCDLSEEIFLILNSNYGVDVSISFAFLLNCLEIESGEAFFIPPNTLHSYISGNCVELMNNSDNVIRCGLTSKKTDIDTFLDLINVEVSKGGQFPQAVAHVNPICISPSVVRYSPEHPTCSFEVWKFVVKANSQVTHLFDNGHQPFLCVVMETNSHVEIYGRSVLDSNKGSTYVRLPFILGDCFFISSGFTLDVINKGTTDFVLYLGTEKWIHRC, encoded by the coding sequence ATGGAAGATACTATAGAGAACGTCAACAAGATTATACCTGTAGTCCGTAATTATGACTGGGGTGTAAATGGGAAGCTTTCATTGGTTCgaaagttatatatacacgGATGTGCATCTACTGTAAATTCTACTGACAATGAACTTGAAAACTTGCCATATGCTGAATTGTGGATTGGAGATCATGATTCTGCACCTTGTAGAGTCATTTCCGGGGTGATAAACAAGGACGATCATGGAAACTATGGAATTTCCTTCGAGGAAGCCCTGTCTGACACGAAGAGTCCAGGCGATAATGTCGAAGGCGATATCAGGCtatctatgttatataGAAAATTGGCAACTGGTACTTCGTCTAAGGGACTTGAAGGATGTAAAATCCTAATGAAGGTGCTGTCAATTGCCAAACCACTTAGCCTACAACTACATCCAGACCCTGAAAGTGCTTTGCAACTGTATATGAAAAATCATCCTGGCATTAGCGATAACCAAGCTAAACCAGAAATGAGTGTTGCTCTTTGTAGGTTTAGGGCTTTGTGCGGTTTAAGACCCCTGGAACAAATCAAAACATATGCGCAACGTTATCCGCCTTTTGCCAAAATGTTAGGCAACGATATATTATCCAGTATCTCAGTTGAAACGAACGAGAATGTTGGTGAGTTATATATGCAAATTTGCAAAAGAATCCTGCTGGACACCAGTGTTATACAGGAAATACCCTTACTTGTCGAAGCCGTTAAGGCATCACCCAATAAATGTGATCTTTCTGAGGAAATATTCCTGATTCTTAACAGCAACTATGGAGTTGATGTTTCCATATCGTTCgcgtttttgctaaatTGTCTCGAAATAGAATCAGGAGAAGCGTTTTTCATACCGCCCAATACTTTACATAGTTATATTTCCGGCAATTGTGTTGAATTAATGAATAATAGTGATAACGTCATCCGATGTGGTCTGACTTCCAAAAAGACTGACATAGATACGTTCCTTGATTTAATAAACGTAGAAGTTTCCAAAGGGGGTCAATTCCCACAAGCAGTTGCCCATGTAAATCCCATATGTATTTCACCCAGTGTTGTACGATATAGTCCAGAACACCCTACATGTAGTTTCGAAGTGTGGAAATTCGTAGTTAAAGCCAACAGCCAAGTGACTCATCTTTTCGACAATGGCCACCAACCTTTCTTGTGCGTAGTTATGGAAACAAACTCACACGTAGAAATTTATGGACGATCTGTACTCGATTCAAATAAAGGGTCAACCTATGTTCGCTTGCCATTTATTTTAGGTGACTGTTTCTTCATTTCCTCAGGGTTCACTTTGGATGTGATTAACAAAGGCACCACAGACTTTGTTCTCTACCTTGGTACGGAGAAGTGGATTCATCGATGTTAA
- a CDS encoding Glutamate/Leucine/Phenylalanine/Valine dehydrogenase family protein, translating to MAIDANLDNYLHDDGLSGVVGSDETHDVPLSDRYATQFQEVYKIVKDLKTFSDDTINQTMDQYYNKLGLNEYYFSTSNAKMIANNMVSVLTAKILHENSGSDYFPLIEQVHDGRVFIITRASLLNHKLSQIYAVEKTVEQRFLHFGDVTRPVWRMQCFRSTNSMFDDPANLFERLRIYFFQLPNFAENNPEPGELRLSKLLDKDFYKNKRNTITEDIFYKLNKQIVMSDGGIGLVMNGEPREFNTFRIDVAFRQDYVQSDFYSRFGDCVTYYGCYSKSKYVDPLSNNVCIITAFITSLPSTELDNPDLSLLDRAHSIMTAIRLCGILPHSHYLSILTERLLNGSEMAYAYCASIFVEHFSGSVGPHMALIERLATREQMAPSELYDIRSKLMIPSYLPNQIFEAVQENIPILKQLHKNFCILHNPDINPNGTNTDPDSNALKETIKTLDNQVHAKILSLFLTFNSSTLRTNFFVTEKSSFAFRLDPSFLSKNDYPETPYGIVMLMGPFFRGFHIRFSEISRGGIRVVQSFSHEAFTRNKLQVFDEAYNLSYTQSLKNKDIPEGGSKGVILLDKAPNADLAQIYTRNSFMCYVDGLLDVMMPCAQMVDHLHQDEIYFLGPDEHTGTGRLMDWAANHAKLRGFPFWRSFTTGKEPVMGGIPHDTYGMTTASIEAYIHELLNIFHLNEEEVTRFLTGGPDGDLGSNALLCSKTKTLTVIDKSGVLHDPEGLDINELQRLAANRLKGLPTSAMHYNEALLSDKGFKVPEDAVDMVLPDGTKVKRGHKFRDEFHLGACPSDLFNPCGGRPSSITPFNVNRLFDEKGKCIYKFIVEGANVFITQDARRILENKGVILFKDASTNKGGVTSSSFEVLAALVLDDDTFDEMMTVKEGGEFPQFRKDYINEILDIIKKNARREFHALWNEGLRIGMPRCDLTDVLSTKIIRLKKDIIDSNSLWEDTVLVRAVLSKAIPQSLQKLVPIEDIMVRLPDRYMRSMFASHLASTFYYSQQFTDDTSVFAFYEYLKALK from the coding sequence ATGGCTATTGATGCAAACCTGGACAACTACCTCCACGATGATGGACTTTCTGGAGTAGTGGGTAGTGATGAAACTCACGATGTGCCTCTAAGTGATAGGTACGCAACCCAATTCCAGGAAGTCTACAAAATCGTGAAGGACCTAAAGACATTTAGCGATGACACGATCAATCAGACAATGGATCAATACTACAACAAACTTGGCCTGAACGAATACTACTTCAGCACATCAAATGCAAAAATGATTGCGAACAATATGGTGTCGGTGCTTACAGCTAAAATTCTACACGAAAACTCTGGGTCCGACTACTTTCCCCTCATTGAACAAGTACATGATGGCAGGGTGTTTATCATTACGAGAGCATCGCTGCTGAACCATAAGCTATCACAAATATATGCAGTTGAGAAAACTGTAGAACAAAGATTCCTGCATTTTGGTGATGTTACAAGGCCAGTATGGAGAATGCAATGCTTCAGATCAACCAACTCTATGTTCGATGACCCTGCGAATCTATTCGAGAGATTGCGCATCTACTTTTTCCAGTTACCTAATTTCGCTGAGAATAATCCGGAACCCGGTGAATTAAGGCTGAGCAAACTACTAGATAAAGACTTTTACAAAAATAAGAGGAATACTATTACAGAGGATATATTCTACAAACTAAACAAGCAAATTGTAATGTCAGATGGCGGTATAGGTCTTGTTATGAATGGTGAACCCCGAGAATTCAATACGTTCCGCATTGATGTAGCATTTAGACAGGACTATGTACAAAGTGATTTCTATTCAAGATTTGGTGATTGTGTCACTTACTATGGTTGCTATTCAAAGTCGAAGTATGTGGATCCTTTATCAAACAACGTTTGCATCATCACAGCCTTTATCACTAGCCTTCCGTCTACCGAACTTGATAACCCCGATTTGTCATTACTGGATAGAGCCCATTCCATCATGACGGCTATAAGGCTTTGTGGTATTTTGCCACATAGTCATTACCTCAGCATACTTACGGAAAGGTTGCTAAACGGTTCAGAAATGGCTTATGCATACTGTGCATCCATTTTTGTGGAACACTTTAGTGGTAGTGTCGGCCCACATATGGCCCTGATTGAACGTTTGGCTACAAGGGAGCAAATGGCTCCATCCGAGTTGTACGATATACGTTCGAAGTTGATGATTCCGTCATACCTACCAAATCAAATCTTTGAAGCTGTTCAAGAAAATATACCTATCCTTAAGCAGTTGCACAAAAACTTCTGCATACTGCACAATCCAGATATAAACCCAAATGGAACCAATACTGACCCTGATAGCAATGCATTGAAGGAAACTATTAAAACCTTGGATAACCAGGTTCACGCAAAGATATTGTCATTGTTCCTTACGTTCAATAGCTCAACTTTGCGTACGAACTTCTTCGTTACGGAGAAATCAAGTTTTGCGTTCAGGCTCGATCCCTCTTTCCTATCCAAAAATGACTACCCAGAGACACCATATGGTATAGTCATGTTAATGGGTCCGTTCTTCAGGGGTTTCCACATAAGGTTCAGTGAAATCTCACGTGGTGGTATCAGGGTTGTACAATCATTCTCCCATGAAGCTTTCACGCGTAATAAGCTCCAGGTTTTCGATGAGGCATATAATCTTTCTTATACCCAAAGTCTCAAGAATAAGGATATACCCGAGGGAGGAAGTAAAGGTGTAATCCTCCTGGACAAGGCACCAAACGCAGACCTTGCTCAGATATACACAAGGAACAGCTTTATGTGCTATGTGGATGGATTGCTAGATGTTATGATGCCATGCGCTCAGATGGTTGACCACTTGCATCAGGATGAAATATACTTCCTGGGACCTGATGAGCACACGGGCACAGGAAGGCTTATGGACTGGGCAGCTAACCATGCTAAGCTACGCGGATTCCCTTTCTGGAGGTCGTTCACTACAGGTAAGGAACCTGTTATGGGAGGTATACCACATGATACGTACGGTATGACAACTGCCAGCATAGAGGCTTACATCCACGAACTGCTCAATATATTCCACCTTAATGAAGAGGAAGTTACAAGATTCTTGACGGGTGGCCCTGACGGAGACCTTGGAAGTAATGCACTTTTATGCTCTAAAACAAAGACCTTAACCGTAATTGACAAAAGTGGTGTGCTTCACGACCCAGAGGGACTGGATATCAATGAACTACAACGGCTGGCAGCAAATAGATTAAAGGGTCTGCCCACTAGTGCTATGCACTATAATGAAGCACTGCTTTCTGATAAGGGTTTCAAGGTACCTGAAGACGCAGTAGATATGGTTCTACCAGATGGCACAAAGGTTAAGCGTGGGCATAAGTTCAGGGACGAGTTTCATTTGGGTGCCTGCCCATCAGATTTATTCAACCCTTGTGGTGGAAGGCCTTCTTCTATAACGCCATTCAACGTTAATAGGCTGTTTGACGAAAAGGGCAAGTGCATATACAAGTTCATTGTAGAGGGTGCCAATGTGTTCATAACTCAGGATGCAAGAAGAATTCTGGAAAACAAAGGAGTTATCTTGTTTAAGGACGCATCCACTAACAAGGGTGGTGTCACCAGCAGTAGTTTCGAGGTGCTAGCAGCCTTGGTACTAGATGACGATACCTTTGACGAAATGATGACCGTCAAGGAGGGTGGGGAATTCCCGCAATTCCGTAAAGACTACATCAATGAAATTCTCGACATCATAAAGAAGAATGCGCGCAGGGAATTCCATGCACTGTGGAATGAAGGGCTACGCATAGGGATGCCACGCTGCGACCTTACTGACGTTCTATCAACCAAGATTATACGACTCAAGAAGGACATTATAGACTCTAATTCATTATGGGAGGACACTGTTCTGGTAAGGGCTGTCCTTTCCAAAGCTATACCGCAGTCGTTGCAGAAGCTTGTGCCAATAGAGGACATTATGGTACGGCTACCAGATCGTTATATGCGTTCGATGTTTGCATCGCATCTCGCATCTACTTTCTACTATTCGCAGCAGTTTACTGACGACACCTCTGTGTTTGCATTCTATGAGTATCTAAAAGCCCTCAAATGA
- a CDS encoding protein kinase domain containing protein gives MDISETHISAAKPSSSTQEMTSKLPRYTYYLSNYEYLEPSLNPNCSVDGDKSHGTSPKFGIDSAYDDILSNLDDSQGLSSSLNCTISNLGFFRNSGKDNYPASGPVDDHVITSSAQFSDNGVDTSFLKESPEVEKICSVDADDELVSASVADDGNSFYSDSTNRFDDQNTLQTSLFVDQPLADRRQRWMSKYCSGNVEVFRKNQKELMDEIATNLANEDGLSEFPMKCIFVWGETGSDGKFDPLYIREGDVIVNRYRITAVLGSTPFSVVVKALDGQLNEELCIKISMPEAVNQAIDEINMLKALNSPKNGERAAIVEIKDYFYFRGCIFTILELLGANLYEATRDLYNTQVLHETPFAAKDVEQFVNRDRQGWTLRALSYIARDVLVSLKFLHGIGIINCDLKPENIVLNKGSTSPFVKLVDFGSSCYMQERLSDYVQSRSYRAPEVIMGLPYDTQIDMWSLGCVLCELYIKRILFPSDNNSTLMASMISLLGVPPVYLLEHKMNSAYMVLPTGNVADLSVNTELLKGRQKTMAPDYQSSMRCNMSVSSSSVGSIITSHRGLKKDGNITADCDSLMDTRSDFPEDDNSFVTPTKYSITQDGMMARRDHNSHLKHSDSGIKLGLCDSRTNTKCVRIIEPTRCSIEEMLGTSESAELSTFGDFIKGLLQYDPLERLTAESALNHKFILDYCNTD, from the coding sequence ATGGATATATCAGAGACACACATATCTGCGGCAAAACCGTCCTCTAGCACTCAGGAAATGACATCAAAGTTGCCTCGTTACACTTATTATTTGTCTAATTACGAATACTTGGAGCCGTCGCTAAATCCAAACTGTTCTGTGGATGGTGACAAAAGTCATGGGACTTCACCGAAGTTCGGTATCGATAGCGCTTATGATGATATTCTATCAAATTTAGATGACTCTCAGGGTTTGTCGTCTAGTTTAAATTGTACAATCAGCAACTTAGGGTTCTTTCGGAACTCTGGTAAGGACAATTATCCTGCATCGGGACCAGTGGACGATCATGTGATAACATCTTCCGCACAATTCTCTGATAATGGTGTTGACACCTCCTTTTTGAAAGAATCTCCAGAGGTGGAAAAAATATGCTCTGTCGATGCCGACGATGAGTTGGTTTCTGCTTCGGTTGCGGATGATGGCAATAGCTTCTATTCGGATTCTACCAATCGTTTTGACGACCAAAACACGTTGCAAACATCTTTGTTTGTTGATCAGCCGCTCGCAGATAGACGCCAGCGATGGATGAGTAAATATTGTTCAGGAAATGTTGAAGTGTTCCGTAAGAACCAGAAGGAACTTATGGATGAAATTGCAACTAATTTAGCCAATGAAGACGGATTGTCGGAATTTCCAATGAAATGCATATTTGTTTGGGGCGAAACTGGCTCTGATGGAAAGTTTGACCCGCTTTATATTCGAGAGGGTGATGTCATTGTTAATAGGTACCGTATCACTGCTGTATTGGGTAGTACCCCTTTTTCAGTTGTTGTTAAAGCACTCGATGGACAACTTAATGAGGAACTGTGCATTAAGATTAGTATGCCGGAGGCTGTGAATCAGGCTATTGATGAAATCAATATGTTAAAAGCGCTTAACTCCCCGAAAAATGGTGAGAGGGCGGCAATTGTTGAAATAAAGGATTATTTCTACTTCAGAGGCTGCATTTTTACAATATTGGAACTCTTGGGTGCCAATTTGTATGAAGCTACCCGTGACCTATACAATACACAGGTACTACACGAAACACCCTTTGCGGCAAAAGACGTAGAACAATTTGTAAACAGAGACCGACAGGGTTGGACTCTGCGGGCACTATCATACATAGCTCGTGATGTACTTGTGTCTTTGAAGTTTTTGCATGGCATTGGTATAATCAATTGTGATTTAAAGCCCGAGAATATTGTGTTAAATAAAGGATCTACTTCGCCATTTGTCAAATTGGTTGATTTCGGTTCAAGTTGTTATATGCAGGAGCGTTTGAGCGATTACGTTCAGAGTCGTTCATACCGGGCTCCCGAGGTTATTATGGGATTGCCGTACGACACTCAGATCGATATGTGGAGTTTGGGTTGCGTGCTTTGTGAGCTATACATTAAGCGGATTTTATTCCCAAGTGATAATAACTCTACATTAATGGCATCTATGATAAGCTTACTTGGCGTCCCTCCAGTATATTTGTTGGAGCACAAAATGAACAGTGCTTATATGGTTCTACCAACCGGCAATGTTGCTGACCTCAGCGTCAACACTGAATTGTTGAAAGGGCGCCAAAAAACTATGGCTCCGGATTATCAATCTAGTATGAGGTGCAACATGTCAGTCAGCAGCTCTTCCGTAGGTTCTATAATCACCTCACACCGCGGATTGAAAAAGGATGGTAACATCACAGCTGACTGCGACTCTTTAATGGACACAAGGAGCGATTTCCCGGAGGATGATAATAGCTTTGTCACACCGACCAAATATTCCATTACGCAAGATGGAATGATGGCGCGACGAGATCATAACAGCCATTTGAAACACAGCGATAGTGGCATTAAGCTTGGACTATGTGATAGTCGCACGAACACAAAATGCGTCCGCATAATAGAGCCAACTCGATGCTCCATTGAAGAGATGCTTGGAACTTCTGAATCGGCTGAATTGTCTACCTTTGGTGATTTCATCAAGGGGTTGTTACAGTATGATCCCCTAGAGCGTCTAACCGCAGAGAGCGCCTTGAATCACAAATTCATTTTAGACTACTGTAACACTGATTGA